One stretch of Orcinus orca chromosome 15, mOrcOrc1.1, whole genome shotgun sequence DNA includes these proteins:
- the LOC101273335 gene encoding E3 ubiquitin-protein ligase RNF185 isoform X7, with the protein MASKGPSASASPENSSAGGPSGSSNGAGESGGQDSTFECNICLDTAKDAVISLCGHLFCWPCLHQWLETRPNRQVCPVCKAGISRDKVIPLYGRGSTGQQDPREKTPPRPQGQRPEPENRGEHKPTKCEDLWDCTGVAGREAGGPVLGFALNEVVVPDETVAPSWGFQGFGFGDGGFQMSFGIGAFPFGIFATAFNINDGRPPPAVPGTPQYVDEQFLSRLFLFVALVIMFWLLIA; encoded by the exons ATGGCAAGCAAAGGGCCCTCGGCCTCTGCATCTCCTGAGAACTCTAGTGCAGGGGGGCCCAGCGGCAGCAGCAATGGCGCTGGTGAGAGCGGAGGGCAGGACAGCACCTTCGAGTGCAACATCTGCCTGGACACAGCCAAGGACGCCGTCATCAGCCTGTGTGGCCACCTCTTCTG TTGGCCATGTTTACATCAG TGGTTGGAGACGAGACCTAACAGACAGGTGTGTCCAGTTTGCAAAGCTGGCATCAGCCGCGACAAGGTGATTCCCCTCTATGGCAGGGGCAGCACTGGGCAGCAGGACCCCAG AGAGAAGACTCCTCCCCGTCCTCAAGGACAGAGGCCAGAACCGGAGAACAGAGGG GAACATAAACCTACCAAATGTGAGGACTTGTGGGATTGTACAGGTGTTGCTGGAAGGGAGGCCGGAGGGCCAGTCCTCGGATTTGCACTGAATGAAGTGGTGGTTCCTGATGAAACAGTTGCACCTTCCTGG GGATTTCAAGGGTTTGGATTTGGAGATGGTGGCTTCCAGATGTCTTTTGGAATTGGGGCATTTCCCTTTGGCATATTTGCCACAGCATTTAACATAAACGATGGGCGGCCTCCTCCAG CTGTCCCCGGAACGCCCCAGTACGTGGACGAGCAGTTCCTGTCACGCCTGTTCCTGTTTGTGGCCCTGGTGATCATGTTCTGGCTATTGATTGCCTAA
- the LOC101273335 gene encoding E3 ubiquitin-protein ligase RNF185 isoform X8 yields MASKGPSASASPENSSAGGPSGSSNGAGESGGQDSTFECNICLDTAKDAVISLCGHLFCWPCLHQWLETRPNRQVCPVCKAGISRDKVIPLYGRGSTGQQDPREKTPPRPQGQRPEPENRGGFQGFGFGDGGFQMSFGIGAFPFGIFATAFNINDGRPPPAVPGTPQYVDEQFLSRLFLFVALVIMFWLLIA; encoded by the exons ATGGCAAGCAAAGGGCCCTCGGCCTCTGCATCTCCTGAGAACTCTAGTGCAGGGGGGCCCAGCGGCAGCAGCAATGGCGCTGGTGAGAGCGGAGGGCAGGACAGCACCTTCGAGTGCAACATCTGCCTGGACACAGCCAAGGACGCCGTCATCAGCCTGTGTGGCCACCTCTTCTG TTGGCCATGTTTACATCAG TGGTTGGAGACGAGACCTAACAGACAGGTGTGTCCAGTTTGCAAAGCTGGCATCAGCCGCGACAAGGTGATTCCCCTCTATGGCAGGGGCAGCACTGGGCAGCAGGACCCCAG AGAGAAGACTCCTCCCCGTCCTCAAGGACAGAGGCCAGAACCGGAGAACAGAGGG GGATTTCAAGGGTTTGGATTTGGAGATGGTGGCTTCCAGATGTCTTTTGGAATTGGGGCATTTCCCTTTGGCATATTTGCCACAGCATTTAACATAAACGATGGGCGGCCTCCTCCAG CTGTCCCCGGAACGCCCCAGTACGTGGACGAGCAGTTCCTGTCACGCCTGTTCCTGTTTGTGGCCCTGGTGATCATGTTCTGGCTATTGATTGCCTAA